In the Oncorhynchus nerka isolate Pitt River linkage group LG2, Oner_Uvic_2.0, whole genome shotgun sequence genome, one interval contains:
- the wdr82 gene encoding WD repeat-containing protein 82 isoform X1 gives MKLTDNVLRSFRVAKVFRENSDKINCFDFSSNGETIISSSDDDSLVLYDCQEGKPKRTLYSKKYGVDLIRYTHAANTVVYSSNKIDDTIRYLSLHDNKYIRYFPGHNKRVTSLSMSPVDDTFISGSLDKTIRLWDLRSPNCQGLMHLQGKPVCSFDPEGLIFAAGVNSEMVKLYDLRSFDKGPFATFKLQYDRTCEWTGLKFSNDGKLILVSTNGGALRLLDAFKGAVMHSFGGYNNSKAVTLEASFTPDSQFIMIGSEDGKVHVWNAESGMKVAVLDGKHTGPVTCLQFNPKFMTFASACSNMAFWLPTIDD, from the exons ATGAAGCTGACGGACAATGTGCTGCGGAGCTTCAGGGTTGCAAAGGTTTTCCGGGAAAATTCAGACAAAATCAACTGTTTTGATTTCAGCTCAAACGGCGAAACCATCATTTCTAGCAGCGACGACGACTCCCTAGTTTTATACGACTGCCAGGAGGGAAA ACCCAAGCGGACCCTCTATAGTAAGAAGTATGGAGTGGATCTGATCAGGTACACACATGCAGCCAACACTGTGGTCTACAGCTCCAACAAAATTGATG ACACTATCCGGTACCTCTCCCTCCATGACAACAAGTACATCCGGTACTTTCCTGGACACAACAAACG AGtgacgtctctctccatgtcccctgtGGATGACACGTTTATCTCAGGATCTTTAGACAAGACAATCCGGCTATGGGATCTGCGGTCTCCAAACTGCCAG GGCCTGATGCACCTACAGGGGAAGCCAGTTTGCTCATTTGATCCGGAGGGTCTGATCTTTGCTGCTGGCGTGAACTCGGAGATGGTCAAACTGTACGACCTGCGGTCCTTTGACAAG GGCCCTTTTGCTACCTTCAAGCTGCAGTACGACCGTACGTGCGAGTGGACAGGACTCAAGTTCAGCAACGATGGGAAGCTCATCCTTGTCTCAACCAATGGGGGTGCCCTCCGCCTCCTCGACGCCTTCAAGGGAGCTGTGATGCATTCCTTTGGG gGCTACAACAACAGCAAAGCGGTGACGCTGGAGGCCTCCTTCACTCCTGATTCTCAGTTCATTATGATTG GCTCTGAAGATGGAAAGGTCCATGTTTGGAATGCAGAGAGTGGGATGAAGGTGGCTGTTCTGGATGGGAAGCACACGGGTCCCGTCACCTGTCTTCAGTTCAACCCCAAATTCATGACTTTTGCTAGTGCTTGTTCAAACATG GCATTCTGGCTGCCCACCATTGACGATTGA
- the wdr82 gene encoding WD repeat-containing protein 82 isoform X2, protein MTDKPKRTLYSKKYGVDLIRYTHAANTVVYSSNKIDDTIRYLSLHDNKYIRYFPGHNKRVTSLSMSPVDDTFISGSLDKTIRLWDLRSPNCQGLMHLQGKPVCSFDPEGLIFAAGVNSEMVKLYDLRSFDKGPFATFKLQYDRTCEWTGLKFSNDGKLILVSTNGGALRLLDAFKGAVMHSFGGYNNSKAVTLEASFTPDSQFIMIGSEDGKVHVWNAESGMKVAVLDGKHTGPVTCLQFNPKFMTFASACSNMAFWLPTIDD, encoded by the exons ATGACGGATAA ACCCAAGCGGACCCTCTATAGTAAGAAGTATGGAGTGGATCTGATCAGGTACACACATGCAGCCAACACTGTGGTCTACAGCTCCAACAAAATTGATG ACACTATCCGGTACCTCTCCCTCCATGACAACAAGTACATCCGGTACTTTCCTGGACACAACAAACG AGtgacgtctctctccatgtcccctgtGGATGACACGTTTATCTCAGGATCTTTAGACAAGACAATCCGGCTATGGGATCTGCGGTCTCCAAACTGCCAG GGCCTGATGCACCTACAGGGGAAGCCAGTTTGCTCATTTGATCCGGAGGGTCTGATCTTTGCTGCTGGCGTGAACTCGGAGATGGTCAAACTGTACGACCTGCGGTCCTTTGACAAG GGCCCTTTTGCTACCTTCAAGCTGCAGTACGACCGTACGTGCGAGTGGACAGGACTCAAGTTCAGCAACGATGGGAAGCTCATCCTTGTCTCAACCAATGGGGGTGCCCTCCGCCTCCTCGACGCCTTCAAGGGAGCTGTGATGCATTCCTTTGGG gGCTACAACAACAGCAAAGCGGTGACGCTGGAGGCCTCCTTCACTCCTGATTCTCAGTTCATTATGATTG GCTCTGAAGATGGAAAGGTCCATGTTTGGAATGCAGAGAGTGGGATGAAGGTGGCTGTTCTGGATGGGAAGCACACGGGTCCCGTCACCTGTCTTCAGTTCAACCCCAAATTCATGACTTTTGCTAGTGCTTGTTCAAACATG GCATTCTGGCTGCCCACCATTGACGATTGA